A window of Macrotis lagotis isolate mMagLag1 chromosome X, bilby.v1.9.chrom.fasta, whole genome shotgun sequence contains these coding sequences:
- the TPMT gene encoding thiopurine S-methyltransferase: MDGSTAEGRTKDHFALGGQQNNALTLDYWHEKWKIHNIGFHQEQGNKLLKKHMNTFLDGRNGLRVFFPLCGKAVEMKWFADLGHSVVGVEISQLAIQEFFTEQNLSYSEESVAGISGAKVFKSSSGNITLYCCSIFDLPRANVGKFDRIWDRGALVAINPDDRERYAKLMLSMMEKGFHYLLATVSYDPTKHPGPPFYVPDSEVKSLFGSTCNIQCLEEVDALEERHKKWGIDYFIETLYLFTEK, encoded by the exons ATGGATGGTTCAACAGCTGAAGGAAGAACCAAAGATCACTTTGCTCTTGGAGGACAGCAAAACAATGCACTAACTCTTGATTATTggcatgaaaaatggaaaatccaTAATATTGGATTTCATCAAGAACAGGGAAATAA GTTATTAAAGAAACACATGAATACATTCCTTGATGGCAGAAATGGACTCAGggtatttttccctctttgtgGAAAAGCAGTTGAAATGAAATG GTTTGCTGACCTGGGCCATAGTGTAGTTGGAGTAGAAATCAGTCAATTGGCCATACAGGAATTTTTTACTGAACAAAATCTGTCTTATTCAGAAGAATCAGTTGCAGGAATTTCAGGAGCCAAAGTATTTAag AGCTCATCAGGAAATATCACTTTATACTGTTGCAGTATTTTTGATCTTCCCAG ggCTAATGTTGGTAAATTTGACAGGATTTGGGATAGAGGAGCCTTAGTTGCTATTAATCCAGATGACCGAGAAAG atATGCCAAATTAATGTTATCAATGATGGAAAAAGGCTTTCATTATCTCCTGGCTACTGTTTCATATGATCCAACTAAACATCcag GCCCACCATTTTATGTTCCTGACAGTGAAGTTAAAAGTTTGTTTG GCTCAACATGTAATATTCAGTGTCTTGAAGAGGTTGATGCTTTAGAAGAAAGACATAAAAAATGGGGAATTGATTACTTTATTGAGACGTTATATCTCTTTacggaaaaataa